In Salmo salar chromosome ssa03, Ssal_v3.1, whole genome shotgun sequence, a single genomic region encodes these proteins:
- the gbgt1 gene encoding Globoside alpha-1,3-N-acetylgalactosaminyltransferase 1 (The RefSeq protein aligns at 93% coverage compared to this genomic sequence), whose product MRFSSNVKPYVLLLIAGIFSLLGYVYFSFFSERLNRQITIDEDQKGSRLLYKQPSILDGRTDVVSVTPWLAPIVWEGTFDPVLIDNIYKPMNLTIATTVFAVGKYVRFLQDFLETAEKHFMVGFNVHYYVFTDRPHDVPSVNLAQGRHLSVIQVPGSNRWQEISARRMEIIQTTIERQIRREADYIFCLDVDSKFHARWGSESLGRLVAVIHPGYYEETRDSFPYERRPASTAYIRMDEGDYYYGGAMFGGFVEDVYTLTKVCRKRFEEDAGNSIEAAWQEESHLNRYLLDNKPSKVLSPEYLWQDLKAKTKEVKVIRFSGVIKNYAEVRPNV is encoded by the exons GGTATGTCTACTTCAGCTTCTTCTCTGAAAGACTCAACAG ACAAATTACAATTGATGAGGACCAGAAGGGCAGCAG GCTATTGTACAAGCAGCCCAGTATCTTGGATGG ACGTACTGATGTGGTGTCAGTGACCCCATGGTTGGCACCCATTGTCTGGGAAGGCACCTTTGACCCTGTGCTAATCGACAACATCTACAAGCCCATGAACCTCACCATAGCAACCACTGTGTTTGCCGTTGGAAA ATACGTCAGGTTTCTCCAAGATTTTCTGGAGACAGCAGAGAAGCACTTCATGGTCGGCTTCAACGTGCACTACTACGTTTTCACTGATCGTCCCCACGATGTTCCTTCAGTGAACCTGGCTCAGGGGAGACATTTGAGTGTGATCCAGGTCCCGGGTTCAAACCGCTGGCAGGAGATATCAGCCCGGAGGATGGAGATCATCCAGACCACCATCGAACGTCAGATCAGACGGGAGGCCGACTACATCTTCTGTCTGGACGTGGACAGCAAGTTCCACGCTCGCTGGGGGTCCGAGTCTCTTGGAAGGCTGGTTGCTGTTATACACCCAGGCTATTATGAGGAGACGCGTGACAGCTTCCCGTACGAACGGCGTCCAGCCTCGACTGCCTACATCCGGATGGATGAGGGAGACTACTACTATGGCGGGGCTATGTTCGGAGGGTTCGTGGAGGATGTGTACACACTAACAAAGGTATGTCGGAAACGGTTTGAGGAGGATGCGGGGAATTCCATCGAGGCTGCCTGGCAGGAGGAGAGCCACCTCAACAGGTACCTGCTCGACAACAAGCCCAGCAAGGTGTTGTCTCCAGAATACCTGTGGCAGGACTTGAAGGCAAAAACCAAAGAGGTCAAAGTCATTCGCTTTTCAGGGGTCATTAAAAACTATGCTGAAGTTCGTCCCAATGTATAA
- the LOC106600961 gene encoding interferon epsilon, protein MGTLNLSFVVHLLCVIVLYPVVYAKCSDRNAQIYYLSQTRQTLNDLSMERRPRGCIPEAERLRVQRPTLSLQEGEKLWTLRLAFQLASELFQQNLTLVKWNSIKLRDLQDLLARQNMTYSECVRDMSVHLNLPIKNYFKRLDDFLLHERFSACSWEVVRAEMGSIISQVIKNAKKHV, encoded by the exons ATGGGAACTCTTAACTTGTCCTTTGTGGTACATCTTCTGTGTGTAATTGTTCTTTACCCGGTTGTCTATGCTAAATGCAGTGACCGAAATGCGCAAATATATTATCTTTCTCAAACTCGCCAGACCCTCAATGATCTTTCCATG gagAGGAGACCAAGAGGCTGTATCCCAGAGGCGGAAAGGTTAAGGGTCCAACGTCCAACGCTTTCATTACAG GAGGGGGAAAAGCTTTGGACACTGAGACTTGCGTTTCAACTAGCCAGCGAGCTCTTCCAACAAAACCTAACACTTGTGAAATGGAATTCCATCAAACTCAGGGATCTCCAAGACCTTCTTGCTCGACAAAATATGACCTATTCGGAATGT GTGAGAGACATGAGTGTGCATCTAAACCTTCCAATTAAGAACTACTTCAAAAGGCTGGACGACTTTCTTTTACATGAG CGTTTCAGCGCGTGCTCATGGGAGGTCGTGAGAGCTGAAATGGGGAGCATCATTTCACAAGTAATCAAAAATGCCAAGAAACACGTGTGA